One genomic window of Salvia miltiorrhiza cultivar Shanhuang (shh) chromosome 4, IMPLAD_Smil_shh, whole genome shotgun sequence includes the following:
- the LOC131021910 gene encoding probable inactive receptor kinase At1g48480, whose protein sequence is MGVLNFHHLFLVVVLLPLATPDIASDRAALLALRSAVGGRVLLWNLSSASPCSWAGVICSPDNSSVVELRLPGMGLSGQLPPNTISNLTNLQTLSLRFNSLSGPLPANMFSSLNSLRNIYMQNNLFIGGVPDSLFSVKSLVRLNLAHNNFSGPISASFNKLTRLGTLYLQNNHFSGSLPDLNLPALIQFDVSNNNLTGPIPSGLAGKPKSSFAGNSLCGPPLDSCAVDKPKKKLSAGAIAGIVIGSVIGFFLILLLILYLYRMVSGKGADRKGKEVEIQEAEIGGWRKGRDKGLVFFGNTGWDFDVEELLRASAEVLGKGTFGTAYKAVLETGLAVAVKRLRDVKMGEKELTEKMEEIGRMDHPNLVPLRAYYYNREEKLLVYDFLPMGSLSALLHGNKEGGRAALNWETRVAIALGAAQGISHIHSQGSSTSHGNIKSSNILLTNSYEARVSDFGLAQLGSSATPSHRVAGYRAPEVIDPHKVSHKADVYSFGVLVLELVTGKAPNEDGVDLPRWVQSVLKQDWTSKVFDVQLLRYGNVEEEMVQLLQLGLDCTAPYPDNRPSMPDITAKMHLLNTHHPTHIAHHE, encoded by the exons CGCGTCCTCTTGTGGAACCTCTCGAGCGCCAGCCCCTGCTCGTGGGCCGGCGTCATCTGCTCGCCAGATAACTCCTCCGTTGTGGAGCTCCGCCTCCCCGGAATGGGGCTCTCCGGCCAGCTGCCGCCCAACACCATCTCCAATCTCACCAATCTGCAAACGCTCAGCCTCCGTTTCAACTCCCTCTCCGGCCCGCTCCCGGCGAACATGTTTTCCTCTCTCAATTCTCTGCGCAATATCTATATGCAGAACAACTTGTTCATCGGCGGAGTTCCCGATTCTCTCTTCTCCGTGAAATCGCTCGTGCGCCTCAATCTGGCGCATAATAATTTCTCCGGCCCAATTTCGGCGTCCTTCAACAAGTTGACCCGTTTGGGAACGCTGTATTTGCAGAACAACCATTTCTCCGGCTCTCTTCCCGACTTAAACTTGCCCGCTTTAATACAATTCGATGTTTCCAATAACAATCTCACGGGCCCCATTCCCAGCGGCCTCGCTGGAAAACCCAAATCCTCATTCGCCGGGAACTCTCTCTGCGGCCCCCCGCTCGATTCCTGCGCCGTCGACAAACCCAAGAAAAAGCTCTCCGCCGGCGCCATTGCCGGCATCGTAATCGGCTCCGTCATCGGCTTCTTTTTGATTTTATTGCTGATTTTGTATTTGTATAGAATGGTAAGTGGAAAAGGGGCGGATCGTAAAGGGAAAGAAGTCGAAATCCAGGAGGCGGAGATTGGCGGGTGGAGAAAGGGGAGGGATAAGGGATTAGTCTTCTTCGGAAACACAGGGTGGGATTTTGATGTGGAGGAATTGCTGAGGGCCTCTGCGGAGGTTTTGGGGAAGGGCACGTTTGGGACGGCGTACAAGGCGGTGCTGGAGACGGGTCTGGCGGTGGCGGTGAAGAGGCTGAGAGACGTGAAGATGGGGGAGAAGGAGTTGACGGAGAAGATGGAAGAGATTGGGAGAATGGATCATCCCAATCTCGTCCCCCTCAGGGCTTATTACTACAATCGGGAAGAGAAGCTCCTCGTCTACGATTTCTTGCCCATGGGGAGCCTGTCTGCTCTCTTACATG GCAACAAGGAAGGTGGGAGGGCGGCGTTGAATTGGGAAACTCGGGTAGCAATCGCGCTGGGCGCTGCGCAAGGGATCTCGCACATTCACTCGCAGGGCTCATCCACCTCTCACGGCAACATCAAGTCATCCAACATCCTCCTCACAAACTCATACGAGGCCCGCGTCTCCGACTTCGGGCTTGCTCAGCTTGGCAGTAGCGCCACTCCGAGCCACCGGGTGGCTGGGTACCGCGCGCCGGAGGTGATTGATCCTCACAAAGTGTCGCACAAGGCAGATGTTTACAGCTTCGGAGTGTTGGTGTTGGAGTTGGTGACGGGGAAGGCGCCGAACGAGGACGGCGTTGATCTGCCTCGGTGGGTGCAGTCGGTGCTCAAACAGGACTGGACGTCCAAAGTGTTCGACGTGCAGCTGCTTAGGTATGGGAATGTGGAGGAGGAAATGGTTCAGCTGCTGCAGCTTGGGCTTGACTGCACCGCTCCCTATCCGGATAACCGTCCCTCCATGCCCGACATCACGGCCAAGATGCACCTGCTCAATACGCACCATCCCACTCATATTGCTCACCACGAGTAA